In Nitrospirota bacterium, a genomic segment contains:
- a CDS encoding isochorismatase family protein, translating to MKHVALQPGDSLIIVDVQNDFLPGGSLAVPHGDAVVPVLNRYITAFTARALPVYVTRDWHPVNHCSFKAQGGPWPPHCIAETSGAQFAGNLKYPTGTIVISKATAPDKDAYSGFDGTDLDARLCEQTIKRLFVGGLATDYCVLNTVRDARRLGYEVYLLADAIRAVNVKPDDGRQAEEEMDRLGAKPVTLDVLDT from the coding sequence ATGAAACATGTCGCCCTTCAACCGGGCGACTCATTGATAATTGTAGATGTGCAGAACGATTTTCTTCCCGGAGGCAGCCTGGCGGTGCCTCATGGAGATGCAGTGGTGCCGGTGCTGAACCGCTATATCACGGCATTCACGGCTCGCGCATTGCCTGTCTACGTCACGCGCGACTGGCATCCGGTGAATCACTGTTCGTTCAAGGCCCAGGGAGGGCCCTGGCCGCCGCATTGCATCGCTGAAACCAGCGGCGCGCAGTTCGCCGGCAACCTGAAATATCCCACAGGCACTATCGTCATTTCCAAGGCAACCGCCCCGGACAAGGACGCCTATTCCGGCTTTGATGGGACCGATCTCGACGCACGCCTGTGTGAGCAAACAATCAAGCGCTTGTTCGTCGGCGGACTTGCCACAGATTATTGCGTGCTGAACACGGTGCGCGATGCGCGCCGTCTTGGCTACGAGGTGTACCTGCTCGCCGATGCCATCCGCGCCGTCAACGTGAAGCCGGATGACGGCCGCCAAGCCGAGGAGGAGATGGATCGGCTCGGCGCGAAACCTGTTACCCTGGATGTTCTCGATACATGA